The Amblyomma americanum isolate KBUSLIRL-KWMA chromosome 6, ASM5285725v1, whole genome shotgun sequence genome has a window encoding:
- the LOC144136210 gene encoding nucleolar protein 16 has protein sequence MGNAKKTKKRRRQTYSVNRKRKMKKKLKRQVKIKSMTIKQAWDESKGVFDNMRDMGLAADSNKAIPMDIDPAQPSAEKKKRKTRAPKEHVVTQLETEASEPRPSTLRLSGDNVKFCVYMLEKYGEDYVAMAKDRKNYFQETPAQIRQKINTFKKIPEQWNAYLRAKELA, from the coding sequence ATGGGAAACGCTAAGAAGACCAAGAAGCGGCGCCGCCAGACGTACAGCGTCAACCGCAAaaggaaaatgaagaaaaagctcAAGCGTCAGGTCAAGATCAAAAGCATGACCATAAAGCAAGCCTGGGATGAAAGCAAGGGCGTTTTCGACAACATGCGCGACATGGGCCTTGCAGCGGACTCAAACAAAGCGATTCCTATGGACATTGACCCCGCGCAACCGTCTGCGGAAAAAAAGAAGCGAAAGACGCGCGCCCCCAAAGAGCACGTCGTAACGCAGCTCGAGACCGAGGCGTCCGAGCCCAGGCCCAGCACGCTGCGACTTTCAGGAGACAACGTCAAGTTTTGCGTTTACATGCTGGAGAAGTACGGCGAGGACTACGTGGCTATGGCCAAGGACCGCAAGAATTACTTTCAAGAAACGCCCGCCCAGATCAGGCAGAAGATAAACACCTTCAAGAAGATCCCCGAACAGTGGAACGCTTACCTGCGGGCAAAAGAGCTCGCGTGA